The DNA segment tgttttctattttctttttctcctcttttgttTCTCTTCCCATCCCCTTCCTGTCCCACAGATCAGGTTGCAGTTGTGGGACACGGCGGGGCAAGAGCGGTTTCGTAGCCTCATCCCAAGTTACATCAGagactctgctgctgctgtcgtAGTGTACGACATCACGAGTAGGTGGAAAACCTGTGCACGTCGAGGTTTTTCAAACATGCCGCATTTGCCTCACCCTCTGTTATGTGTGCTGTGTTCTTTACCATTTGGAAACAATCTGTTCAAAACCACTTAAATGCTAACTACAGTTAGTAAATACGTGGTGCATAATGTGATGCtactacacttttttttattttttttattaaaaaattcctaaaataaaaaatcagacTTGGTCAAAATGTGTACAACTTGGAATTCTACTTCGTTACTGTCACAAACTTCGCCTTCATGTTTCTCCCTCGTCTCTCTTTCAGACGTCAACTCCTTCCAGCAAACCACAAAATGGATTGATGATGTGAGAAcggagagaggaagtgatgtcATTATCATGTTGGTGGGAAACAAGACAGACCTCGCAGACAAAAGGTAATCTGTTCTTCCTTCCTCCTGCCTCTGTGTAAGTGGGTCTTCTCCATTTAGAGCATTCTAATGAAGTCTTTGATTGTCGCTGCTGGCCTGTCAATACTCTGAGTTCCTCAGTCCTGAGGCAAAGCAAGTTATCTCTGGCCTTTCTCTCTATGTTTCAgcctacattgtttttgtagATATTGATTTAGATATTTGATTGATTTAGTCTTTAGCAGACCAATCTCATGAATGCATGGGTAGTTGTGATGGTCAGCTGTGATGTTTGATAATATTTGATCAGTAAGTGTAACTGTGTGATCCAGATTGCCCACCTGTTTAATGAAGTTGTGCAATGTCTTTAGCTGTGCATTTCTTAACCCCCTTATCTACCACAGGCAAGTATCTATTGAAGAGGGTGAGCGGAAAGCCAAAGaactaaatgtaatgtttattgaGACTAGTGCGAAAGCGGGCTACAACGTAAAGCaggtaagagtgtgtgtgagtcgTGCTCTGTAGTCCTGCTGCGGATGCTGCTGCCTGGGCTCCACCTCCAAAGGTTGCCTGCCAAAATCAGAGGTCAGAGGTTTGGGGAGTTtgattttaatcaatgattttaaagAGAGTTTCTCAAATAGGCATTTTTAAAACTAAGCAGCTGAATCATTGTTCATTTTCTGCCCAAATGTAAAGCCTTCTGTCCCTGTTGTGGAGCTCCTCTAACAAACTGAACCGGTTCTACGGGACAACTTTTGGTCTGGAGCACAGGGGGCAGTAGCGTTAGGACGGGGCACGGCTTGTTAATCCACTTCAACATGATCAcagtctgtattttttttcctcttgtctTTTTGTTGATGTCTGTGGTGATACGTGCGTGTCCccgtgggtgtttgtgtgttgttgcgCGGTGACTCGTGGCTCATCACAGACAGATAACCACAGAGGAGGGAGAACAGAGAGCAAAAGAGATGAATGTTCTGTTTATTGAAACAAGTGCAAAGACAGGCTACAATGTGAAACAGGTAGAGCGTGTacaccttttgtgtgtgtgttcatagtGCTCATGCTCTTCTGATTTGCTTCTATtttacacacgcatgcatgcataaAGGTGTGCTTCAAACATTGGCTTCCTGAGCTgtgtggatttgttttttttcaagcccTCTCCCACCCGCTAAAAATGATGATTCTCTATTGGCCAACCTTTGATCAGACAGCCCTAGAGGTGGGTCAGGGTTTGCCTGTACTCCACACTACAGTGATTAGCACATTGGCAGTACTTTTGTTGCATGTGTACCAAGTGTAGTTCTATGTGATGCTCTTTAGTGGGGGGCAGGCATGTTGAGGATCATCATACATTCAAcactgttgctttttttttaattttttaattcatttggaATCAGTCGATCACTTAAAATGCTCCAAGCTCTACCAATGGAAGGTCTCAGTAAGGCACAGTTCATCTTTTCAAGTCAGTGCAGAAATATGGCCTTGTAGTAGCTCAAACGGATGCTGCTAAATTCAAATCCAATTTGGAAAAAGCTCTGGTGGCTGTCTTCCTTTGTGCGAGCTTCAAGCGAATCTCATGCTAAATCATGTAAATGGGATATACACCGCACGCTATCTTGATTTTATCTCGTGCTTTTGTCATGCTTTGAGTATGTTTCCTTGTCTGACAGAATCGGCCTGGTTCTCTTTCCCTCCAGCTTTTCCGTCGCGTGGCAGCCGCCCTCCCCGGCATGGATATCACACAGGACAAGAGTAGAGAGGACAGTATCCTTTGTGCACATGTCAGCGTCTGGGTCTGACATGACCGAAGAGAGTAAAGAGGTCTCCTCTGTCTTGTATGTGTCACATGGATAGTCCCTGCCTGAGGGAAAATCTACAGTGTGAGTACAGTGTGACAGCTAGCTGCTGTTTATTAACGCATGTGTCCTTTAGATTTATTTTACCAGTTGTAAAACATATTGTGCTACAGGTCACTGACTATTTTACTGCGGttggaataataaataaatatttaccaCCTTTAGGTGTAGTTCGCTTGGATTCCCACCAGTTTGGTTCAGATTGCAGTTAAGAGTTAATTCTACCTTATGAACTCAGTTTTGACATATTAATAAGTATGACCTAATAACTTGTAAATGGTTTATATTTACAAGGAAATTCAACAGTTTGAACAGTTCAAGGTTTAGGATTTATACAGCATTTCCAAATATGTGTGAAGTTAAATATCACATGATAAAAACATGATCTGTCTCTATAGAATGGCATTGGTTTTTAAATGCAGTGTGTGAAATATGTCATAATTAGGAGCTCACGTAATGGCTGTTTTGTTTGTAGTAAAATATGATTCAAATTATTTAGCTCGGCACCCTTCCATGCCCTGCAgttgaaaacaaaaacccaaaacaatttTCTACATGCATACAACACTTAAAAATGTTATCCCAAATATCTTACACCTGGAAAGCAGTTGTGGGGTTTATTTTAGTTCAACAATCTCTCATGTACATTTTAGAGTAGAATTGAGTCCATTCTGTGATGTTCCTTAACACCTAAACCCTTCAGTGATTGACATTAAGCTGGAGAAGCCGCCAGAGCTACCTGCCAGTGAAGGAGGCTGTTCCTGCTAATGCCGACTTATGTCATTACTAAATAATTCTCTAACTGGCTTCTTCTCAAACCCGCTCGGTTTTTCTGTATCTGTACCCTCCACTGCACTGCGCCTCTGTTCccagcctgaaaaagaacaCTACAGCCATTATCCTTTCGCCATTGTGGAAAGCTGCTCTCTCATCAGGGCGCTCTGAAAGTCATAAATCACTTCAATTGTAACATAGAtgttgaaacagctgttgtCTGTCATTTCAAACAGACAATAATCATATTGCTGTGGTGGGTCACTAAAGATGACTCTCTGAACCAAACAGAaagaatgaaaatgtattttaaaacatgaaatcaaAGTATGTGTTTAAGAGTGAGAATATACTTTAAAGAGTACAATATCGCTTTAAGCCTAATAAGCACAATGtggatgtgtgtgcatttgtcagTTAACATAACGTGTGAAGTTGCAATTGATTGGCAATGATTCGTTCATGATTTGTGCTAACGAACTGTTCAAACGGTCTGGAATAATTTGTTGAAAAGTTGTGTTGAAGTAAATGAGTTGGAACCTCTCCCTGTCGACATGTATACTGTACACCCAGGATGCAGCTGAAGCTGGACGTGGCAGGCATGAGCTTCTTTTAAAAAGAGTGTGTGCTTTGTGCTGCCTGTACAGAAGAGTTCCAGTTCTCCCAACATGTATCAGCAGGACATGACAAGTCACTAcacgatcacacacacacacacacacacacacaccccactgcATGGTCTCTACTACAAGAGCAACACTATTACTACGTCATCTACGTTACCGTCCTTCCTCTCTTCCACATTTGTCCCTTgagatttgttattttttttcccttggcTTCCATTTTCTATTACCTTTTTATTTGAATAgatctttaattattttttctaaagACTACAGCTATGATAGATTTAAACTATTTCTATGAAGATAGTGTTTGAGAAGGATCTTTCTCATATATTAAGAGTCATAATCATAAAACCCACTGTAAACATTAGATACGGAGATGTATGCCTTTGGGAGTTCATCATAGAGTGCTTCCTTGGCTTTGGGTTTATTTAGTTAAGTTTTGGTATGttttatgaacactttaaagACGTGTATTTAATCCACATTGAgttgtaatatttatttctatttgatttgtttctttttttatggctgTTAATATCTTCACTTTTGGTATACAAGTCCTCAATCGCTAATAAAATATGCATCCATCTGGACCACCTTCACCAGAATCAGAGAGTCTGCTGTTTCCTCTGTCGCCAATTTGATCATACTGATAAAATGGTGCAATTTTGTGTGAACTTATGGAGGAGAGTCCAATTTGAATAGCATTGTAGTCCTTAACGTTTCTGTCTGGAATTGTGAtaaatgaaagaataaaaaaacacctgtcACCGCTGCTGGAACTTATCAGTGTCTTTTTGACAGTCTTAAGACTTAATTATATGCacgttattttttaaatatcagaaTCATAAATAAGTAAAAGATACAATACCATATCTTCAGCGTGACTTTTAGCAGTGGcaacaaagtgtaaaaaaatagGAACAGAACAGcactagctgtgtgtgtgtgtgtgtgtatttgtaaatGTTGATCAGTCATGTGGACTGAAGAACTCTATGCGGGTCCTGTACTATTTCAccgcagacattttgacttgaaaAGCACATGTTGAGCCAGTGGCTGTAATTATGGCTCCAAAGTTTGTAATCCCACTGAGTCAGCAGTCACAAAAGCGCAGCCTTAAACTGACACACCTAAATAGAATCAAGCCGTTATGCAATAAATACCAGGTGTGGCACAAGAACAGTAATGGTTGAATCAAGCCTTCTGTATCCAAATGTAGCGACGCCACATTGCAGAGCATGCAACTTTCCCAGGGCCCGTAAAGttttaaataattgaattatTTAGGTATTTTAGGCATTAGCCAGATTAAGGTACAATATTAACTAAATTGGGTCTCGAATGATACACCGATCGTGTGGCCCTGTCTTTTGAAGGGGCCCTGTGTCAAAATGGTAGTTCTGGCTGTGATTATGTTAGTTTCAGTTCAGGTGCATATACCTATCATTGTGCCTAATCAAATGACCTTAAACTGCAGTGAAAGTGTACATAATGCACAAGGCAGGATGTGAGTGTGGGCCTCAGAACAAGTTCATCTAGCCATGACCATTGGTATTTTCTTGAAAAGACAAAGCTCACTTTGTATGATGTGAGGCAGCAACtgacaagctttttttttttgcacagaaGATTTAAAATGAGATTTCAACGTGTATACGTGTTTGATGAGCTGAACAGTACTATTCCACTGGGACTTTACAACACACAAAGTCACCAAATTATagctttgttgtatttttataacAAACTCAGCAGTACTTTCCTTTACCATTGAGCATTGAACAGTTTGGCTCCGCCACTACTGCAATTCCCGCGAGAGTCTCCGAGCATCTGTTACCCTGGAAACCGAGCTAAACAACTGCTCTGAGTTTAAATTGCGGCCAagctttgttattttaaaacctaGCTACACCGCGTGCtttccttttactttttaagttAATTTCAAGCATTTAATACGTGATGGGAAGCGATTATTACGAGACGCTGGAAATAAACCAAAATGCAACAGACGCAGATATCAAAAAGGCGTAAGTTTTACCATCGACCTTTAACTTCACGTTACTTGATAGACGTTCAAACCTGAGTCATCAGGCATGTTGTGCTTCTTGTCTCAGTGCTCCTCTTTTGTCTAACTAGATATCGACGTCTTGCACTGAAGTTTCATCCgaggagaaacagagaaacCGGAAGCAGTAAGAAATTCAGTCAGCTGGGTGAAGCCTACGATGTGTTGAGCGAGCGTAAGTTCAACGGAGAGGTCTGGTTTTATCTCGCTATCTGGAACAGTAACGTTAGTGCAACCTGCCCTATGTACATCCTATACATATTTGCTATAATTTAGCAGCAAAGCTATCAGAAATTATCGAAATAAAATGGGAATAATTATTAAGTCCTTGTAGgctatatttaattatatatttagcTATATTTCAGCTTTATCTCTGATGCTAATAAAGGAAAAGACTCATCACCACATCTTATCTGCTCTCTCATGTGTCAGGATAAACGAATAAGCAATAGCCTACTAAATATAGTTATAACATGTTTGTACTGCTAGGATTGAGAGGAAACTATAGGCAAGTTTCTGTTAACAGCTGATGTGCATGTATACGTTTTCTATTAAAAGTCTACAGGGCGTATATAATCAATTCAAAATCATCATCCGACTGAATCTATGTAATGATCCACCTTTCAtaaaagaaactttaaaaacaatactaGATCCGGTATTTACTGCATGGAGACTGGTGGTTTGTGTCTATAACAATATCTATGTTCTTTGTGACAGCTCGAAAAAAGGCAACCTATGACAAGTTTGGCGAGGAGGGTCTTAAAGCTGGCATCCCCCCTGAGTTCGGCAGCAGCGGGGCTTGGTCATCTAAATATGTCTACCATGGGAACCCAGACAAAACGTTCAAAGAGTTCTTTGGAGGCGACAACCCATTTGCAGGTAAGAAAAACAGGCCGTACAATGAATGTTCTTAGTCAAATATcatactcatttttttttttttttagacttttataCAAACGATGCCCCACTTAAATTCGGTGGCCTGCAATCAGTGATGGTGAAGACCCAAGATTCTCACATAGAGAGAGACCTGCATTTGTCCCTGGACGATCTCTTCCACGGATGCACAAAAAAGATCAAGATATCACGACGGGTAAGAGCCCGTCTTCTCTCACCCGACAGCTTATTCATACATATATTCATGTTTGCCTCATTTGTTTAACAGGTGATGAATGACGATGGATTCACGTCTAGTATCAAAGACAAGATCCTGACTATAGATGTGAAGCCTGGATGGACAGAAGGCACAAGAATTATTTTCCCCAAAGAGGGCGATCAGGTAAAAACCTTATACATCCTATTACTATTGAGGACAACTGTAATAATTGTCACTGATACCTCACCCATGTGCTTTACAACTGTAAATGGGATTGACCAGTTGTTGTTCTACTACTCAGTTTGGTAAGGATtagcatatgttttttttctgttttaggtTAGGATTTTGGTTAAACACAAGATAAAGTTTTGGTTAGGGTTTGCACTTTTCCTTTATTTACTTACCTTGTGCAAAATGTCTTATAAGAATACGAATAAGTTTTCAGACCTGAGTTTTGGCTTGTGGCTGTTCCTGGTGttcctttttacttttagtatGTAGTGTGGCTGCACTTACAAAGTACATACTGTTGCATGCTGAGGGACATGTTGTACTACTTCAGAAAACTGTGCCTTGAACTTTCGCCCTTTTGCTCATATGCTGCACAGAGGATTGTGGTGTGCATACTGCAAAATACCACCAAATTTATTTTTGGCATACTGcctttgacatactatgtatTGGGACATACTGAATCTTTTTCTTGCATACTACATAGTATGGTAATATGGGTAACGGAGTGCACAGTCTGTTAGAGCTCATCTCTCAGCTAATGGGACCTCATCTTATTCAACCCCAGCTTTAGGTGTGCTCTAGGCTTTAGAGGACAGTCTAGCAAGTGACCAATATAccagtactgtatgtacaatTTTGGATTTGGAAGAACAAAACATGTCCCTAAAGTGGAAAATATGTTCTGTTTTCAgcatcaattaatcaatcaatttattATTTGTCCCAGCGGGCAATTTGTGTAGCAGCAGACATAAAGTATAAAAACAAAGATACATGTATAAAatgcacataaatacataacagataacagtatagctgacagaatctagtatatatatattttagacaCTAATTGTGCAactttgtgtaaatgtactgtatgttggatTATCATAAGCATAAGGAATATCGAGAGGAGGAACATTTGTAGGTATCTCTGTTAGAGAAGGGTAAATGCTTGGGATTATAGGGGATACATAATTAAAGGAAGTGATAATTTGCTTAATAATGACTTCACTTTATGAGCAAGTCTGAATGGATATTGTAATAATGTTTGATGGATACGTGTTTGAGATATTGATGAAACATGACTGAAAATCTGCTCGAGTTGTTGACCACAGAATGCAGGACTGGGCCGTTTTGAATCAGGGAAAGATAACAGAAAGCATTGTTTTAATGTGAACGGGTAGTATTTTGGGGAAATTGTCAAAGTGCATTCAATAACTTAGTTATGAAGGGTTATACTTTCCACTGGGTCCTCTGTTTTTCCACCAGTAGGTGGCCTCAGCTGATCTCTTTCAGTGTGCTCACACACGCTTATATGAATAAAACCACATAGTAATGAGTGAGAGCAATTATTCGTCTCCCTTACCTCTTTTGTTATGCTTGATGTGATCTgataatttttttgtcaaaatcaaAGTATGTGCACAAAGCTATTCTTGCTGCATTTTACCTTAAGGGACCAAACAACATCCCGGCAGATATAGTGTTCGTGGTGCGACAGAAGAGTCACCGcctgtttgaaaaacaacacaatgacCTGATCTACAAGGCCCAGATCACTCTGGAGATGGTGAGTCATGTTAATGAGAGCCAGACTGATGCTTGTAATTATTAGTTATACTTGATTTGGTTTAAGTAGAATAAACACTTAACCTTTCCCACAGGCCTTGACTGGGTTCTCTGTGGACGTGGAGACTCTAGATGGCAGGCTAATCAGTATTCCCATCAATGACATTGTGCAGTAAGTGCTTTCCTATATTGGTGCCAAATACTAAAGAGCATCCATGTATAATACTGTAATTTGACTTAAATCTCTGATACTCTAAAAGCCGAACTAATGATTTTAACATTAAGATAAAAACAGTAAGAGATTATTATaacaaattcaagcactttatataaaacacttaaacagagacatttctaaaagaACGTATTTTGGGGGTTTGTGCATTATCTGCATCAATTACTATCTTCCTGTCTGTGATTTGTTTGTCACAACACATCAGCCCTGCGTACAAAAAAGTGGTGACCGGAGAGGGAATGCCGCTGTCCCAGGATCCTTCCCAGAGAGGAAACCTCATCGTAACTTTTGACATCCAGTTTCCTGAGAAGCTCTCTACCGAGAGGAAACATCTTATCAAGCAAGCTCTAGCTTAAATATTGATCACATTCTAGTACATGTGTTGCTATCCTTTCACTAATGTggtcatgagagagagagagagaggtatcAACTCAAATTGTTTAACGTTGACActtgaaatataaaatatacaccAGGATGCAACAAAAAGTGAAGAATTCTTTAAACAACACCACTGTGCTAACATCAGCGTTCTGACCGACAACAACGACTACAGCATAGTTGTGCAGTTGTGATTCGCTGCCATCATGGCTCGTTTCAGCTGCTCGTACGTCACAAACATCACCACGTTCCAGGAGCCCAGGCGTAAGAAAGATGGCATGAACCtcaagagcaaaaacaaaacagaacaacGTAATTGATTGCAATCCATTCATATCAATAAGTGTTTAGATGTACATTTAGTTTAACCACATTATGATCTCCTCCCCCACCTCTATAAATGtttgatttatattttcattaaaCCTCTCAATACTGTCCACGCAAACAATGCTTACCCCTTGTAAAAGGCCAGCGGCCCCTCTTTGGTCATCATGGCAGCAGCACAATTGAGGACACTGTTGTATTTGCCGAGAGCAGCGTTCATATATCTTGTCTTGATCACATCAACTGGAGAGGCGATCACTGTTGTGCACAACCCTGCACCAAAGGCTGATACAAAGTGGCAGGGCAGATTATCTGTGGAGTAAAGGTCAAAAGTCACTGCTCCAAAAAGAACACCGGGGGCACTGTCATGGCTCTGCATGATGTACTGCAGACACTGTTTTACCTGTCAGGGGAGTTGACCTGAGGAGTGTGTCTTTGATAAAGTCATAGGTCACCAGTTCAGTGCAGTTAACAATAGCATTTCGTGCTATGTTTGGAGCTGTACCTGCAACATAgagtaatataaaatatttatcaTGAGAAATGAAAGCACATTCTTTATTacctaaaacaaaaaatcctCTTAAACTTAAGCTATACCTTTCCACAGACCACGAATGCCCTCTTCTTTAGCAATGGTCTTGTAAGCATCAATAGTGCCGCAGTAGCGTCTGGCATGCCCAGGAGACCTGGCCTGTGCCTGGAAGCGAACTTTCACCACATCTGTAGGCTGAGCAAAAGCAACCGCCATGGCACCGGTGGTGGATCCTGCAAGCAGCCGACTGCCGATACCAACATCTGAACCACAACGCAGGAGTCAATGAGTCAGGCCTGATTGGTGCAGGACTCCCTTGATAAACAATTAGAACACATTCATAGATACTCACGATCGGAGCCTTTAGTGTAGAACTGTTTAACAGAGTCGTAGAGACCGATGCGCACAGAGGAGAAGCTCATCTGCCTTTGGAGTCCTGCCACCAGTCCACTGTAGAGGCTCCTGGGGCCCTCGGTACGCACCATGGTTGTGATGGTGCCAAACACTCCCCGATACTTCACTGAAGACTTTTTTGCTGTAGCTGTGGAAGCGCTGGCCTCTCCTTggatctttgcagggtaaaaTGTCAATAGGTGAGGATTAAGAATAATGGGGGACTTCATTGTAACGTCTTCATGTTTATGGGCACTAATTAATTCACAAATGTTTTGTGGACGTTTACCTGCAGCCGCACTTTGGCCGTGTCCAGGGGAAAGGTGAGCAGGTCAGCTATGCATCCTGCAGTTCCTGCTCCCACAAACTTTACAGCTGCTGATGGAGGCACATCCCCAGGTCCAAATCCAACCATTTTCCAGAATGATTTCGATCAATATATTGAAGAGTGGCTTCTTAATGCAGACAGGACAAGAGGCTCCTGCAAAATCGGAAAAAGCATACCCATTGATGTATTTATAAAATAGTGACTCGCACCTCCATTAACCAAGAAAGACATCCTAAAGGAGAGGATTTAATGATGGTAAATGAAAGACAGCTGTACAGTACATTCTGTCCCGACAACAAAAGGCTTgctcacaacaacaacaacaaaaatgccaGGGGAATTCAATagcacaaataaatatttttcatgtcatttttaAGTGTGATTTTTGGTTATTTGTCCTTACCTTTATTGGAGCAGTTAAGGTCACAAATAGAGATCAGGATTCTCTAAAGGTGTCCCTTTGGCTGAACTTTGTCCCACCTATAAATTGATTTCCTTGTTTTTCCATAGAACTTTTTTCAGAAGTGATGAGCCCTAAAATCATACTCCTactcctggaaaaaaaaagagatataaGGTCAACAGGGAACAGTATTAACAATAGTATACATATGCCAAGAAGAAAAAAGTTTAATACAAGGCTATACTGTACCGTGATCTTGATTTGTTGAAGTTAAAATGCCTGGTAAAATGCCTCTCCAAGTGACAACAGCCGAATGAATCAGTGAATGAACAGGGCACAGTGGTGTAGACAATATAGCCCTCCCTTAATACCGCCTTGTCCTTGTTATATCATGGCACGTGTTGCTGGTGGAGCTCCTCCCCCACCACATCTCAACCCCCCTTCATCTATAGGCTGCGTGCTGGCCCAAGACTATAAACATGCCGGCTTGATAAATAGCCTGGGATTGTTTTTGTCTGAAATGTGTTGGGccatgttctctctctctctctctctctctctctctctctctctctctctctctctctctctctctctctctctctctctctctctctctttctctttcttcttgccTTTAAAATCAAGCTTACTCTATATTTTCCCCTAATACCAGAACAGCATCATCAAACGAGAAAAAGCAGTATTGTGATTGATTAGACAGGCTCAacaatatatgtataataaatgtttgatttttcAAACTTGCTTAATTTAGGTAAGTCAGTTATCTGTTTGAAGGTCTGTacataacattattattatagtacAGAGAGCACAGAGAGAATAAATGCTGAGTCATGCTGAAAACACAAGAACACATAAACCTCACCCACCAGATTAGTTCCGTATGTTCAGACCGTTAACCCTCTtaccacagtttttttttttttttaaacgtgatCCATTGTTTGTGCAATGACTGATTGTCAAAAAAGTACTGTTAAAAAGTATGTACAGTAGTCAACGtatgatttaatttattaatgtgTGCTTGCGTGACAACTAGGCCTACAAGATTTGAAGCCATGTTTGCTTTCTACTGTCTTTCCCAAATCAAAAGGTTAGAAAAACTATTCTATCAAATATGAATCAAATGTTATATATCAATTGAAAGCAATTTATTTCAGTGGCTCATTGTGGACAAACTGGGATTAATCATCATATTATTAGATGGGAAGTAAATCCTGTGTAACTGTCGCATTTGCACAAATCAGATGGTGTACACCACTGATTTCTACCACAATGCAACTTAAATACTGAATTTTGTCTCACTTTAATCCCAAAATGCTCCACCTTCTGTAAACAGTCTACGTCTAGTTTGAAGAActgacatcttttttttctaaccacACTATTTAAACAGTAGTTCAGGGCTATTTGATGTAACACAAAGAACAAAGGTGCAGTACAATTCAATAATAGACAAAGGCAAAAATTGAcacttcatttattcattttgacaTTATTTGACACTGTGCACAACATATTTAG comes from the Etheostoma spectabile isolate EspeVRDwgs_2016 chromosome 13, UIUC_Espe_1.0, whole genome shotgun sequence genome and includes:
- the LOC116700722 gene encoding ras-related protein Rab-6A isoform X2 encodes the protein MSAAGDFGNPLRKFKLVFLGEQSVGKTSLITRFMYDSFDNTYQATIGIDFLSKTMYLEDRTIRLQLWDTAGQERFRSLIPSYIRDSAAAVVVYDITNVNSFQQTTKWIDDVRTERGSDVIIMLVGNKTDLADKRQITTEEGEQRAKEMNVLFIETSAKTGYNVKQLFRRVAAALPGMDITQDKSREDMIDIKLEKPPELPASEGGCSC
- the LOC116700722 gene encoding ras-related protein Rab-6A isoform X1, coding for MSAAGDFGNPLRKFKLVFLGEQSVGKTSLITRFMYDSFDNTYQATIGIDFLSKTMYLEDRTIRLQLWDTAGQERFRSLIPSYIRDSAAAVVVYDITNVNSFQQTTKWIDDVRTERGSDVIIMLVGNKTDLADKRQVSIEEGERKAKELNVMFIETSAKAGYNVKQLFRRVAAALPGMDITQDKSREDMIDIKLEKPPELPASEGGCSC
- the dnajb13 gene encoding dnaJ homolog subfamily B member 13: MGSDYYETLEINQNATDADIKKAYRRLALKFHPRRNRETGSSKKFSQLGEAYDVLSEPRKKATYDKFGEEGLKAGIPPEFGSSGAWSSKYVYHGNPDKTFKEFFGGDNPFADFYTNDAPLKFGGLQSVMVKTQDSHIERDLHLSLDDLFHGCTKKIKISRRVMNDDGFTSSIKDKILTIDVKPGWTEGTRIIFPKEGDQGPNNIPADIVFVVRQKSHRLFEKQHNDLIYKAQITLEMALTGFSVDVETLDGRLISIPINDIVHPAYKKVVTGEGMPLSQDPSQRGNLIVTFDIQFPEKLSTERKHLIKQALA
- the ucp2 gene encoding dicarboxylate carrier UCP2; the protein is MVGFGPGDVPPSAAVKFVGAGTAGCIADLLTFPLDTAKVRLQIQGEASASTATAKKSSVKYRGVFGTITTMVRTEGPRSLYSGLVAGLQRQMSFSSVRIGLYDSVKQFYTKGSDHVGIGSRLLAGSTTGAMAVAFAQPTDVVKVRFQAQARSPGHARRYCGTIDAYKTIAKEEGIRGLWKGTAPNIARNAIVNCTELVTYDFIKDTLLRSTPLTDNLPCHFVSAFGAGLCTTVIASPVDVIKTRYMNAALGKYNSVLNCAAAMMTKEGPLAFYKGFMPSFLRLGSWNVVMFVTYEQLKRAMMAANHNCTTML